In a genomic window of Bacteroidota bacterium:
- a CDS encoding acyl-CoA desaturase: MAKVTFANNKSPFYAALHKEVDAYFKETKLSKQGNWKLYIKTFVFLSVTVLLYTWLVFYTPVWYVALLAAALLGMNQAFIGFNVMHDACHGSYSTKKWVNDFFGYSMNFLGSNAFLWKTKHNVVHHTFTNIDGIDDDIMKIPVLRHCETQKKLKMHRYQHIYGVLVYCLTIHFWVWLMDFIKYFTGKVVVTPLKDFTVKEHIIFWVSKVWYAVAYIAIPWYFLGFTNFIIGFMVMNALFGLTMSVVFQLAHVVEKAHFEEALHGDKLIEKEWAEHQVLTTCNFSLKNKALSWFLGGLNFQIEHHLFPKVSHIHYPALSPIVERVCKQYNVTYNYYPTMGEAIVSHYKVMRDLGR, translated from the coding sequence ATGGCAAAAGTAACTTTCGCTAATAACAAAAGCCCTTTTTATGCGGCTCTCCACAAAGAAGTAGACGCATATTTTAAAGAAACCAAGCTTTCTAAACAAGGTAACTGGAAACTTTACATAAAAACATTTGTGTTTTTATCGGTAACGGTGTTGTTATACACTTGGCTGGTATTTTACACTCCGGTATGGTACGTGGCTCTTTTAGCTGCTGCTTTGCTGGGCATGAATCAGGCTTTTATAGGCTTTAATGTGATGCACGATGCCTGCCACGGAAGCTATAGCACTAAAAAGTGGGTGAATGATTTTTTTGGCTACAGCATGAATTTTTTGGGCAGTAATGCCTTCTTATGGAAAACCAAGCACAATGTAGTGCACCATACATTTACCAATATTGACGGGATTGACGATGATATAATGAAGATTCCCGTACTGCGCCACTGCGAAACCCAAAAGAAACTAAAAATGCACCGCTACCAACACATTTACGGTGTATTGGTGTATTGCCTCACCATCCATTTTTGGGTATGGCTGATGGACTTTATAAAATACTTTACAGGCAAAGTGGTAGTAACTCCGCTTAAAGATTTCACCGTAAAAGAGCATATTATTTTTTGGGTGAGCAAGGTTTGGTATGCTGTGGCATACATTGCTATCCCTTGGTATTTTTTAGGCTTTACCAACTTTATTATCGGGTTTATGGTAATGAATGCTTTGTTTGGCCTCACTATGTCGGTAGTGTTTCAATTAGCCCACGTGGTAGAAAAAGCGCACTTTGAAGAAGCCCTGCACGGTGATAAACTGATTGAGAAAGAATGGGCAGAGCATCAAGTGCTTACTACTTGTAACTTCTCATTAAAAAATAAAGCATTGTCGTGGTTCTTAGGCGGTCTTAATTTTCAAATTGAGCACCACCTGTTCCCCAAAGTAAGCCACATTCATTATCCTGCATTAAGCCCCATTGTGGAGCGCGTATGCAAGCAATACAACGTTACCTACAACTATTACCCAACCATGGGCGAAGCCATCGTTTCGCACTATAAGGTAATGCGCGATTTAGGGCGTTAA
- the gldA gene encoding gliding motility-associated ABC transporter ATP-binding subunit GldA, which produces MSISVQNLTKLYGTQKAVNDISFTVNPGEIVGFLGPNGAGKSTTMKILTCFIPQTEGKAEVCGFDVTENPIEVRRHIGYLPEHNPLYLDMYVREYLHFTAKLHGLTGNVNVQVDEIIEKTGITPERKKKIGQLSKGYRQRVGLAQALLHNPKVLILDEPTSGLDPNQISEIRNLIKETGKDRTVILSTHIMQEVEALCDRVIIINKGQIVADDDTQTLKSRFVKGGNAIIKVVFKGNVTEQQLKTIKGVSQAKHLGDNRWQLLAGNPDEIKELLFRFAVDNNLVILESAQETQRLEDVFQQLTM; this is translated from the coding sequence TTGTCAATCTCAGTACAAAACCTCACCAAGCTATACGGCACTCAAAAGGCCGTTAATGATATTTCGTTCACTGTTAACCCCGGTGAAATTGTTGGTTTCCTTGGTCCTAACGGTGCCGGAAAATCAACCACTATGAAAATATTAACGTGCTTTATCCCCCAAACGGAGGGTAAAGCCGAAGTATGCGGGTTTGATGTGACTGAAAACCCCATTGAAGTGCGTCGCCACATTGGCTACTTGCCTGAGCATAACCCGTTGTATTTGGATATGTACGTGCGCGAGTATTTGCATTTTACTGCTAAACTACATGGTTTGACGGGTAATGTGAATGTACAGGTAGATGAGATTATTGAGAAAACAGGCATTACCCCTGAGCGTAAAAAGAAGATAGGGCAGCTATCGAAGGGCTACCGTCAACGGGTAGGGTTGGCACAAGCGTTGTTACACAACCCCAAGGTGCTTATTTTGGATGAGCCTACCAGCGGACTTGACCCTAACCAAATTAGTGAAATACGTAATTTGATTAAAGAAACGGGTAAAGACCGCACGGTAATACTTTCTACCCACATTATGCAAGAGGTAGAGGCATTGTGCGACCGTGTGATAATTATAAATAAAGGTCAGATTGTGGCCGATGATGACACCCAAACTTTGAAGAGCCGTTTTGTGAAAGGCGGCAATGCAATTATTAAAGTGGTGTTTAAGGGCAACGTAACTGAACAGCAGCTAAAAACCATTAAAGGCGTTTCGCAGGCAAAGCATTTGGGCGACAACCGCTGGCAATTGCTGGCAGGCAACCCTGATGAGATAAAAGAGTTGTTGTTCCGTTTTGCGGTGGATAATAACCTTGTAATCTTAGAATCGGCACAGGAAACACAGCGTTTGGAAGACGTGTTCCAACAATTGACTATGTAA
- a CDS encoding UDP-N-acetylmuramoyl-tripeptide--D-alanyl-D-alanine ligase has product MQLLPSIQHLYGLYTRSYKVCTDTRNIIEGSIFFALKGANFNGNLFAADALEKGAAYAVVDEEIATTDERILKTDDALQALQQLANYHRRQLNIPVIAVGGSNGKTTTKELLLAVLSKKYNTLATGGNLNNHIGVPLTLLSITPQVEIAVIEMGTNQPGDMELLCQIAEPNYGITTNIGKEHLEGFGGIEGVAKEESMLYLHLLHHNGLAFVNANDEWLVRMASRLERQYKYGYDTEQRKITSADYKGELLSVNPFIEAVLPYGAGVIKANLSGEYNFQNIMAAASIGHYFEVEAEQIKAAVEVYAPTNNRSQVVKRGSNVLYMDCYNANPSSMEVALRNFAGFETPNKIVVIGDMLELGSFAPAEHEAMATLCKQLGFETVYFVGPIFAPYAQIANARHFENSTLLREHFLVQKPQNSYILFKASRGIALEKAAAAFE; this is encoded by the coding sequence ATGCAGTTATTACCTTCCATACAGCATTTATACGGGTTGTACACCCGCAGTTATAAGGTGTGTACCGATACACGTAATATAATTGAGGGCAGCATATTTTTTGCCCTTAAGGGAGCCAACTTTAACGGCAATTTATTTGCTGCTGATGCTCTTGAGAAGGGCGCAGCCTATGCCGTTGTTGATGAAGAAATTGCAACAACCGATGAGCGTATACTAAAAACCGATGATGCTTTGCAAGCCTTGCAACAGCTTGCTAATTACCACCGCAGGCAATTGAATATTCCGGTGATTGCAGTGGGCGGTAGTAATGGTAAAACTACTACTAAGGAGTTGTTGTTAGCAGTACTTTCAAAAAAATATAATACACTGGCTACGGGAGGTAATCTTAATAATCACATCGGAGTGCCATTAACACTACTTTCTATCACCCCGCAGGTTGAAATTGCTGTGATTGAAATGGGCACCAACCAGCCCGGTGATATGGAATTGTTATGTCAAATAGCTGAGCCAAATTATGGTATTACTACCAATATCGGGAAAGAACACCTTGAGGGGTTTGGTGGTATTGAAGGTGTTGCAAAGGAAGAAAGTATGTTGTACCTGCACCTGCTACACCACAACGGATTAGCGTTTGTAAATGCTAATGATGAATGGTTGGTACGTATGGCAAGCAGGCTTGAACGCCAGTATAAATATGGGTATGATACCGAGCAGCGTAAAATAACCAGTGCTGATTATAAAGGTGAATTATTATCTGTTAATCCATTTATAGAAGCCGTGTTGCCCTATGGTGCAGGGGTTATAAAAGCAAATCTTAGCGGTGAATATAATTTTCAGAATATTATGGCAGCGGCTTCTATCGGTCATTATTTTGAGGTTGAGGCAGAACAAATAAAAGCTGCAGTTGAAGTATACGCACCCACCAATAACCGCTCGCAAGTGGTGAAAAGAGGCAGTAATGTGCTGTATATGGATTGCTACAATGCTAATCCCAGCAGCATGGAGGTTGCTTTGAGGAACTTTGCAGGCTTTGAAACACCAAATAAAATCGTTGTAATTGGGGATATGCTTGAGCTGGGTAGTTTTGCCCCTGCTGAACACGAGGCAATGGCCACCCTTTGCAAACAACTTGGGTTTGAAACGGTCTATTTTGTAGGACCTATTTTTGCACCCTATGCACAAATTGCTAATGCGCGGCATTTTGAAAACTCGACCCTGTTAAGAGAGCATTTTTTGGTGCAAAAGCCTCAAAACAGCTACATTTTATTCAAAGCTTCACGAGGTATTGCACTTGAAAAAGCTGCCGCGGCGTTTGAATAA
- a CDS encoding T9SS type A sorting domain-containing protein: MYLNPRVRMRKTFTLLATLAFCSFAFAQSPKFYLDNSLVFNSAPQQKIPFPFVGGLVSPQFSNIDLNADGVKDLFVFDRGGNKVLTFIRNTGNGADWIYAPQYEFGFPKINSWALLVDYNKDGKEDIFTAADPYYYSQSIMVYKNVSANGIPAFEVAKEVLEYDQNVDGLPLASIYNIDIDMPAIFDADGDGDIDILSFDASAASITLYGNEAVEDTLPMDSLRYRAYDLCWGNFRESFIDRSVTLGVECWGGKYYPKKSGAHSGSTMLMLDMDNDNDNDLILGDASYDELTLLTNGKTQFSWYSDSMVAYDTVFPSANRAKVYTFPAAFYVDVTNDGVKDLIVAPNMASGGKTLNQVWFYKNNGTNTLPAFALVKQNFIQDSTIDFGSGAAPAFFDVDNDGDSDLIVAHRGDYQVTLNAADRMNLFLNTGTKTKPVFELQSGNDYLGLIKDGIRDMKPTFGDLTGDGKPDMLIGDADGKLWMYQNNTSTSLSFTTPIKNYMKIDVGNAAAPQLIDLDKDGLLDIAVGTSSGIINFFKNKGTASAANFDSIPTIDTLGGVFVNAWYYYYVPDPNTGEIIDTTVVYDTKGYATPHFGDFDLDGKLDLAVGCYSGKLWMFDSITDNLNGDFVPNDTFLFNNITKQMGGYSPGMRSVPVVAKLSDSAKAKPIMVIGNFRGGINFLNALEDTSKVQNPIGVREINPELTVSVYPNPANTSVSISRSLQQYDGAVDVTLIDLLGREVYAGVIAEGSAMHTISTTHLQQGIYYIQLHGGLHYKAVQKITILR; this comes from the coding sequence ATGTACTTAAACCCACGTGTGCGCATGAGAAAAACGTTTACCCTTTTGGCGACATTGGCCTTCTGTTCTTTTGCCTTTGCGCAAAGTCCTAAATTTTATTTAGACAATTCACTGGTGTTTAATTCTGCTCCGCAACAAAAAATTCCTTTTCCTTTTGTGGGCGGTTTGGTTTCTCCCCAATTTTCAAACATTGATTTAAATGCCGACGGTGTAAAAGACCTTTTTGTGTTTGACAGGGGCGGGAACAAAGTACTGACCTTTATTCGTAATACAGGTAATGGTGCCGATTGGATTTACGCTCCTCAATATGAATTTGGTTTCCCTAAAATAAATTCTTGGGCACTGTTAGTAGATTACAATAAGGATGGCAAAGAGGATATTTTTACGGCCGCCGACCCCTATTATTACTCTCAATCGATAATGGTATATAAAAACGTATCAGCCAATGGCATTCCTGCTTTTGAGGTTGCTAAAGAAGTGCTTGAATACGACCAAAACGTGGACGGTTTACCATTAGCCTCTATTTACAATATTGATATTGATATGCCCGCAATTTTTGATGCCGACGGCGATGGGGATATTGATATTTTAAGCTTTGACGCTTCAGCGGCTTCTATCACCTTATACGGAAACGAAGCTGTTGAAGACACTTTACCAATGGATAGTCTTCGCTACCGTGCCTACGATTTATGCTGGGGTAATTTTAGGGAAAGTTTTATCGACCGTAGCGTTACGCTGGGTGTAGAATGCTGGGGCGGTAAGTATTATCCGAAAAAATCAGGAGCGCACTCAGGCTCTACCATGTTGATGCTTGACATGGATAACGATAACGACAATGATTTGATATTGGGTGACGCTTCATACGATGAGCTTACCCTACTTACCAACGGAAAAACCCAGTTTTCATGGTATTCTGATTCGATGGTAGCTTATGATACCGTATTCCCATCGGCTAACCGTGCAAAAGTATACACCTTCCCTGCTGCATTTTATGTAGATGTAACAAACGATGGGGTTAAAGACTTAATTGTTGCCCCAAATATGGCTTCAGGAGGTAAAACATTAAATCAGGTATGGTTCTATAAAAACAACGGTACCAACACTTTGCCTGCATTTGCATTAGTAAAACAAAACTTTATACAGGACAGCACCATTGATTTCGGTTCGGGAGCTGCACCGGCTTTCTTTGACGTGGATAATGATGGTGACAGCGATTTGATTGTGGCACACAGGGGCGATTATCAGGTGACTTTAAACGCCGCTGACCGCATGAATTTGTTTCTGAACACCGGAACCAAAACCAAACCCGTATTTGAACTGCAAAGCGGCAACGATTATTTAGGCTTGATTAAAGACGGTATTCGTGACATGAAGCCTACTTTCGGCGATTTGACAGGCGACGGAAAGCCTGATATGCTGATAGGCGATGCTGACGGTAAATTGTGGATGTACCAGAATAATACCTCAACAAGTCTATCGTTTACTACGCCTATAAAAAATTACATGAAAATTGATGTGGGCAATGCTGCCGCACCTCAACTTATCGACCTTGATAAAGACGGCCTGCTTGATATTGCCGTAGGTACTTCATCGGGTATAATCAATTTCTTCAAAAACAAGGGTACTGCTTCTGCTGCAAACTTTGACAGTATTCCAACTATCGACACTTTGGGCGGTGTATTTGTAAACGCTTGGTATTACTACTACGTACCCGACCCTAACACCGGTGAAATTATAGATACTACTGTAGTTTACGATACAAAAGGCTATGCTACTCCCCATTTTGGAGACTTTGACCTTGACGGTAAGCTGGACTTAGCGGTAGGTTGCTACAGCGGTAAACTTTGGATGTTTGACAGCATTACCGATAACCTAAACGGCGATTTTGTACCCAACGATACTTTCCTGTTCAATAACATTACCAAGCAAATGGGCGGCTACTCACCCGGTATGCGCTCTGTACCCGTAGTGGCAAAACTTAGCGATAGCGCAAAAGCTAAACCTATTATGGTAATTGGTAATTTTAGAGGAGGCATTAACTTCTTAAACGCTCTGGAGGATACTTCAAAAGTTCAAAACCCTATCGGGGTGCGTGAAATAAACCCTGAACTGACTGTATCTGTATACCCCAATCCTGCAAATACCAGTGTAAGCATTAGCCGCAGCCTGCAACAATACGATGGTGCGGTAGATGTTACTTTAATTGATTTATTAGGCAGGGAGGTATATGCCGGAGTTATTGCTGAAGGCAGTGCGATGCACACTATTAGCACCACGCATTTGCAACAAGGTATTTATTACATACAACTACACGGAGGATTGCACTACAAAGCAGTGCAAAAAATAACAATACTAAGGTGA
- a CDS encoding transcription termination factor Rho, translating to MYDILTLNDLLLSELREIARKFNIKDSEQLKKQDLIYKILEHQAVSTPAEDDDKPRRGRKKPAQEKEEQAVVEDTKPEPKKRGKRKKDDEDADTDAVPVTSPEPQEFVIDTGDDMSLDFILNDPDLVADEETKPAPQPQVQPQPEAQPQRQQRHQQPREERGARYSNAVDAFINYAEVEGVVSSQGVLEIVQDGGYGFLRSSDYNYMPSPDDIYVSPSQVKLLGLKTGDTLKGTVRPPKEGEKYFALIKVESINGKDPADVRDRVGFEHLTPLFPDEKLNLVYDPKNYSTRIIDLISPIGKGQRGLIVAQPKTGKTTLLKDIANAIAANHPEVYLIVLLVDERPEEVTDMARSVRGEVISSTFDEPAEKHVKLANIVLEKAKRMVECGHDVVIVLDSITRLARAYNTVQPASGKILSGGVDANALHKPKRFFGAARKIENGGSLTIIATALIDTGSKMDEVIFEEFKGTGNMELQLDRKLSNKRIYPAIDILSSSTRREDLLLDKAVMQKIWVLRNHLADMNPEEAMNTLLKYMRGTQTHEEFLISMNG from the coding sequence ATGTACGACATTCTTACACTTAATGATTTACTCTTATCCGAATTGAGAGAGATTGCCCGGAAATTCAACATCAAAGATTCGGAGCAGCTAAAAAAACAAGACCTGATATATAAGATACTTGAACACCAAGCGGTAAGCACTCCCGCTGAAGATGATGATAAGCCCCGCCGCGGGCGCAAAAAACCTGCCCAAGAGAAAGAAGAGCAGGCGGTTGTTGAAGATACAAAGCCGGAACCTAAGAAACGTGGCAAACGCAAGAAAGACGATGAAGACGCCGATACTGATGCTGTGCCCGTTACTTCCCCAGAACCCCAAGAATTTGTAATTGATACCGGCGATGATATGTCGTTGGATTTTATATTAAACGATCCGGATTTAGTAGCTGATGAAGAAACTAAACCCGCTCCGCAACCACAAGTACAACCACAGCCCGAAGCACAACCGCAACGCCAGCAACGCCACCAACAACCCCGCGAAGAGCGTGGAGCAAGGTATAGCAATGCTGTAGATGCGTTTATTAACTATGCTGAAGTTGAAGGGGTGGTTAGCTCACAAGGGGTGTTGGAAATTGTGCAAGACGGCGGCTACGGCTTCCTTCGCTCAAGCGATTACAACTACATGCCTTCGCCAGATGATATTTATGTTTCTCCTTCACAAGTAAAATTGCTGGGACTTAAAACAGGTGATACCCTTAAAGGTACCGTTCGTCCTCCCAAAGAAGGCGAGAAATACTTTGCACTGATAAAGGTAGAGAGCATCAACGGTAAAGACCCTGCTGATGTTCGCGACCGTGTGGGTTTTGAACACCTTACACCGCTTTTCCCTGATGAAAAGCTAAATTTGGTGTACGACCCTAAAAATTACAGCACCCGTATTATCGATTTGATTTCGCCCATTGGTAAGGGACAACGTGGTTTGATTGTGGCGCAGCCCAAAACCGGTAAAACCACCTTACTAAAAGATATTGCCAACGCTATTGCCGCAAACCATCCTGAGGTGTATTTGATTGTGCTTTTGGTGGACGAACGTCCTGAAGAGGTAACCGATATGGCACGCAGCGTACGTGGCGAGGTTATCAGCAGTACGTTTGACGAGCCTGCCGAGAAACACGTGAAACTGGCCAACATTGTGCTTGAAAAAGCAAAGCGTATGGTAGAGTGCGGACACGATGTGGTGATAGTGCTTGACTCTATTACTCGTTTGGCGCGTGCTTATAACACGGTGCAACCGGCATCGGGTAAAATACTTTCGGGTGGTGTGGATGCGAATGCATTACACAAACCCAAGCGTTTCTTTGGAGCTGCTCGTAAAATTGAAAACGGCGGTTCACTTACCATTATAGCTACTGCGTTGATTGACACAGGTAGCAAAATGGACGAGGTGATTTTTGAAGAATTTAAAGGAACCGGTAACATGGAGTTGCAGCTTGACCGTAAACTATCGAACAAGCGTATTTACCCTGCTATCGATATACTTTCTTCAAGTACCCGTCGCGAAGACTTGTTGCTTGACAAAGCTGTGATGCAGAAAATATGGGTATTGCGTAACCACTTGGCCGATATGAACCCCGAAGAAGCCATGAATACGCTGCTGAAATATATGCGCGGAACTCAAACTCACGAAGAATTCCTGATTTCGATGAACGGATAA
- a CDS encoding T9SS type A sorting domain-containing protein, whose product MKRFLLVFIIALLCKTVPGQNIVGSYIGYKAIDSVTYEVYLTLYRDCAGSSVNTPNIKVTGKSSGIYTASTTLQSVRDVTGSFNGCTTQTTCNSGSFPLGIQELVYKTTVDVSSGACRYYFEYDTGSRPSYITNGAASTPLSNSVWIDKCLGANTSAVYSLPPQFILPLGQDFIHNHGFSDDTDSLSYNLVAPLGAASSNWQKPVTFLGFPNASLIFPSGFRLDSVNGSFMFRPTKNNEISSYCIQITEWRKSGNSRTVIGQTRLEGTFFVMLDSINKMPKLSGSNTVACVGKKQCITITSSDSDTSDSTFISFAKLLPGATTTITYNGKNAVAEVCWTAQTSDLDNTNFIVATVRDNSCPKNGTAARSFIFSAKETPDSSYFGLGGKSVSCNTARIKLITKKSLAQATFHFQPIDSVIAWQINGDSLSVSFADTGWNKFSVLLRTSAPCTSDPLVDSVYIPATSYKFQISATNDTTLCTGDSIPLFATPLNGIAPFTYSWSLNGAGLSNSASLYNLPVATAAYKVIVTDNNRCVASKNIIATVNSIPTVSAGMAKTVCPKTSFTLEAVISVISKAPYTFIWNGTDTGQTLARSLNNSKWFHVIAKDSNGCSSLADSVYYTVYPFKLTNFPDTTICYATSVSMAATATNFKNPLKYEWIGTSNISNTITALNLTKDSLFVLKAKDGNGCELYDSVQVTVLPKLLINATADTGVCKGGDITLKVKGHNGVMPVSYLWDTTYTTDTLRVTVNATQTHYLKITDAFGCVGLDTITVTANPNPLPNAGADSVVCKGTTLTFKATNSAGTAPFSYLWDNTHATDTFSTLVTSQKSYVVKCTDSNNCVGFDTVAVNVHPTSKATFTPLPQLCQNDTLQTLQVLPTGGTWLGNGVSGNVFSPQQAGAGIHILAYSFTDTFGCISADTTTALVDTVPVPSFTVDIDTGIVPFTINLTNTTPPPANTWQWEVRNEFDTVTHTSTNKNPSFTITTVGKYSIRLTAGDGKCYGETTVNNAVIGQLKVGINADENPFIIYPNPAATKVFVKGREINTIKLYDIQGREISISTEHEQTEHTVFLPNIETGLYLLHLEYNDKKNYVYKLIVIHE is encoded by the coding sequence ATGAAAAGATTTCTTCTTGTTTTTATAATTGCGCTGCTTTGTAAAACAGTTCCCGGTCAAAATATAGTTGGCTCTTATATAGGTTATAAAGCTATCGACTCCGTTACCTACGAAGTATATTTAACCCTATACCGTGATTGCGCGGGAAGTTCTGTAAACACCCCCAACATAAAAGTTACAGGTAAATCATCAGGAATATATACAGCTAGCACCACCCTGCAATCAGTTAGAGATGTTACAGGCTCTTTTAACGGTTGTACTACCCAAACAACTTGTAACAGCGGTTCTTTCCCTTTAGGCATTCAAGAGCTTGTTTATAAAACCACCGTTGATGTTTCATCAGGTGCCTGCCGTTATTATTTTGAGTACGATACTGGCAGCCGCCCCTCTTATATTACCAATGGTGCTGCAAGCACCCCCCTATCAAACAGTGTATGGATTGATAAATGCCTGGGTGCCAATACCAGTGCTGTTTACTCCTTACCACCGCAATTCATACTACCATTAGGGCAAGATTTTATTCATAACCACGGCTTTTCCGATGATACCGATTCGTTAAGCTATAACCTTGTGGCTCCGTTGGGGGCAGCATCAAGCAATTGGCAAAAACCCGTTACGTTTCTTGGGTTCCCTAATGCCTCCCTTATCTTTCCGTCAGGGTTTCGTTTAGATAGTGTAAACGGTTCATTTATGTTCAGGCCCACAAAAAACAACGAAATTTCATCCTACTGTATACAAATTACTGAGTGGCGAAAATCAGGAAACAGCCGAACCGTAATTGGCCAAACAAGGCTTGAAGGCACTTTTTTTGTGATGTTAGACAGTATAAACAAAATGCCCAAACTATCCGGAAGCAATACTGTTGCCTGTGTGGGTAAAAAACAGTGCATTACCATTACTTCCTCAGATTCGGACACTAGTGACAGTACTTTTATCTCGTTTGCAAAACTATTACCGGGTGCAACCACTACCATTACTTACAATGGAAAAAATGCTGTTGCTGAAGTATGCTGGACAGCACAAACCAGCGATTTAGACAACACAAATTTTATTGTTGCTACTGTACGCGACAACAGTTGCCCCAAAAATGGCACCGCCGCAAGGAGTTTTATCTTCAGTGCAAAAGAGACACCGGATAGCAGCTACTTTGGTTTAGGGGGCAAGTCGGTATCGTGTAATACCGCCCGAATTAAGTTAATCACAAAAAAATCATTAGCCCAAGCTACTTTCCACTTTCAGCCCATTGATTCAGTGATAGCCTGGCAAATTAATGGCGACTCGTTGAGTGTTTCGTTTGCCGATACGGGTTGGAACAAGTTTTCGGTGCTGCTTCGTACAAGTGCCCCTTGCACCAGCGACCCGTTAGTTGATTCGGTATATATTCCTGCCACTTCGTACAAGTTTCAAATTTCTGCCACAAACGATACCACCTTATGTACGGGCGACTCGATACCACTGTTTGCAACACCCTTAAACGGTATTGCCCCGTTTACCTACAGCTGGAGTTTAAACGGCGCAGGTTTATCCAATAGTGCCTCTTTGTATAACCTCCCTGTTGCCACTGCTGCTTATAAAGTTATTGTAACTGATAATAACCGCTGTGTGGCATCAAAAAATATAATCGCAACGGTAAACAGTATCCCAACGGTATCGGCCGGAATGGCCAAAACGGTATGCCCCAAAACATCGTTTACCCTTGAGGCTGTTATATCGGTAATATCAAAAGCTCCCTACACTTTTATATGGAACGGAACCGACACCGGGCAAACCCTTGCACGCAGTCTTAACAACAGCAAATGGTTTCATGTAATTGCAAAAGACAGTAATGGCTGCTCATCATTGGCTGATTCGGTATATTATACTGTGTACCCTTTTAAGCTTACCAATTTCCCTGATACTACCATCTGTTATGCCACATCCGTTTCAATGGCTGCCACCGCAACCAACTTTAAAAACCCATTAAAGTATGAATGGATTGGTACTTCTAATATTTCAAACACGATAACTGCATTAAACCTTACCAAAGACTCTTTATTTGTACTAAAAGCTAAAGACGGCAACGGGTGTGAGTTGTATGACAGTGTACAAGTTACTGTACTGCCCAAACTGCTAATAAATGCAACCGCTGATACAGGTGTTTGTAAAGGGGGCGATATTACCCTTAAAGTAAAAGGGCACAACGGGGTTATGCCTGTTTCTTATTTGTGGGACACCACTTATACAACAGATACGTTGCGCGTTACCGTAAATGCTACCCAAACACATTACTTAAAAATAACCGATGCTTTTGGTTGCGTTGGATTAGATACTATTACAGTGACAGCCAACCCCAACCCATTGCCCAATGCAGGGGCTGATAGTGTTGTGTGCAAGGGTACCACCTTAACTTTTAAGGCTACCAATAGCGCAGGTACAGCACCGTTTAGCTATTTGTGGGATAATACACACGCCACTGATACCTTCAGCACGTTAGTTACATCACAAAAAAGTTATGTAGTAAAGTGTACGGATAGCAATAATTGTGTAGGCTTTGATACTGTAGCCGTTAACGTGCATCCAACAAGCAAAGCAACATTTACACCCCTTCCGCAGCTTTGCCAAAACGATACTCTGCAAACACTGCAAGTACTGCCCACTGGCGGCACGTGGTTGGGCAACGGGGTAAGCGGCAATGTGTTTAGCCCCCAACAAGCAGGAGCCGGAATACATATTCTTGCTTACTCTTTTACGGATACTTTCGGCTGTATTTCAGCAGACACCACCACCGCACTTGTTGATACAGTTCCCGTACCTTCATTTACAGTAGATATTGATACCGGTATTGTTCCTTTTACAATTAACCTTACCAACACAACCCCGCCGCCTGCAAACACATGGCAGTGGGAAGTACGAAATGAATTTGACACCGTTACGCATACCTCTACCAATAAAAATCCATCATTCACAATAACTACAGTAGGAAAGTATAGCATCCGTTTAACTGCGGGAGATGGTAAATGCTACGGGGAAACAACAGTGAACAATGCTGTAATTGGGCAACTGAAAGTGGGTATTAATGCAGATGAAAATCCTTTTATAATTTATCCCAACCCTGCCGCTACTAAAGTATTTGTTAAGGGTAGGGAAATAAATACCATTAAATTGTACGATATACAAGGCCGTGAAATTTCAATTAGTACTGAACATGAACAAACCGAGCATACGGTGTTCTTGCCCAATATTGAAACAGGCCTCTACCTGCTTCATCTTGAGTATAACGACAAAAAAAATTATGTATATAAATTGATTGTTATACATGAGTAA